In one window of Meiothermus sp. DNA:
- a CDS encoding sorbosone dehydrogenase family protein — protein MRLLYLALLVGLGFANAQTCAGLPRLEVSTPSGFCVGIVSRELRFPRGLLPLPSGDLLVVEMNGWKANQGSLARLSKQRKQYLAQRIFSGLDRPHGIALGPDGRVYVGEVGRIFRFDPKQAQPQKEYILRDLPGNGRHPLTQMVFDKAGNLFVNVGSASDNCQQDKGKAVCAEAARNGLIRKYTLQWPQGIVRGWSVHATGLRNSMALALHPSGTLLQGENSRDAIQAADPHISDEAHPADELNVIVQGTNYGWPYCYENGQNAPEFTRYNCTQTRNPILLLPAHAAPLGMAYLNAQSEWGDGWLVVGYHGYRKAGHRVVAFRVNGQGIPSGPARELIGNWVFPDGKLGAPVDVKQGPDGKIYITDDRNGMLLVFSRV, from the coding sequence ATGCGACTGCTCTATCTCGCCCTCCTGGTAGGTCTTGGCTTTGCCAACGCCCAGACCTGCGCGGGGCTGCCCCGGCTCGAGGTCAGTACCCCCAGCGGCTTCTGCGTGGGCATCGTCAGCCGCGAGCTGCGCTTTCCCAGGGGCCTGTTGCCCTTGCCCTCAGGCGACCTGCTGGTAGTGGAGATGAACGGCTGGAAAGCCAACCAGGGCTCGCTGGCACGGCTCTCCAAGCAGAGAAAGCAGTACCTCGCACAGCGTATTTTCAGTGGGCTGGATCGGCCCCATGGCATTGCCTTGGGCCCGGATGGCAGGGTGTATGTGGGGGAGGTCGGGCGCATCTTCCGCTTCGACCCCAAGCAAGCCCAGCCCCAAAAAGAGTACATCCTGCGTGACCTGCCTGGAAACGGGCGGCATCCCCTCACCCAGATGGTTTTCGATAAAGCAGGCAACCTTTTTGTGAACGTGGGTTCGGCCTCGGACAACTGCCAGCAGGACAAGGGCAAGGCAGTCTGCGCCGAGGCAGCGCGAAACGGCCTGATCCGCAAGTATACCCTTCAGTGGCCCCAGGGCATCGTGCGCGGCTGGAGCGTGCATGCTACCGGCTTGCGCAACTCCATGGCGCTGGCCCTTCACCCCTCGGGCACGCTGTTGCAGGGCGAGAATTCCCGTGACGCCATCCAGGCTGCCGACCCGCACATCTCCGACGAGGCCCACCCCGCCGACGAACTGAACGTGATAGTGCAGGGCACAAACTACGGCTGGCCCTATTGCTACGAAAACGGCCAGAACGCCCCCGAATTTACCCGCTACAACTGCACCCAGACCCGAAACCCCATCCTGCTCCTCCCGGCCCATGCGGCTCCTCTGGGCATGGCGTATCTGAATGCCCAAAGCGAGTGGGGCGACGGCTGGCTGGTGGTGGGCTACCACGGCTACCGCAAAGCCGGGCACCGCGTGGTGGCCTTCCGGGTAAACGGGCAAGGCATCCCCAGCGGCCCTGCACGGGAGCTCATCGGCAACTGGGTCTTCCCAGATGGCAAACTGGGGGCGCCGGTAGATGTGAAACAGGGACCCGATGGGAAAATTTACATTACCGATGACCGCAATGGCATGTTGCTGGTGTTCTCGAGAGTCTGA
- a CDS encoding HAD family hydrolase yields the protein MVEYIAFDADNTLWRSETCFSEAQAQFRVLMQQYLNGSYDDRYLKETELRNIQHYGYGVKSFGLSMIETALELTGGRISPEHIRFLVNLTKELLAAPVEVLPEVEAVLDELSGDYPLMVIAKGDLLDQETKFVRSGLGEYFRCLEVVSEKDPFSYSRILRRHRIRPEVFLMVGNSLRSDIWPVLGIGGQAVYIPSPGARNELLQMDEPKPGPYVQLEHMGQLPEWLEARLMAA from the coding sequence ATGGTCGAGTACATTGCCTTTGATGCCGATAACACCCTGTGGCGCAGCGAGACCTGCTTTAGCGAGGCTCAGGCGCAGTTCAGGGTGCTGATGCAGCAGTACTTGAATGGTTCATACGATGACCGATATCTGAAGGAGACCGAGCTGCGCAACATCCAGCACTACGGCTATGGGGTCAAAAGCTTTGGCCTTTCCATGATCGAGACGGCCCTCGAGCTCACCGGGGGGCGAATTTCGCCGGAGCACATTCGGTTTTTGGTTAACCTCACCAAGGAGTTGCTGGCCGCTCCGGTGGAAGTGCTGCCCGAGGTAGAGGCGGTGCTCGACGAGCTCTCGGGCGACTATCCCCTGATGGTGATTGCCAAGGGCGATTTGCTCGACCAGGAGACCAAGTTTGTGCGCTCGGGCCTGGGCGAGTATTTTCGCTGTCTCGAGGTCGTGAGCGAGAAAGACCCTTTCAGCTACAGCCGCATCCTGCGCCGCCACCGTATCCGCCCCGAGGTTTTTCTGATGGTGGGGAACAGTCTGCGTTCGGACATCTGGCCGGTGCTGGGAATTGGGGGTCAGGCGGTTTACATTCCCTCGCCAGGGGCGCGAAACGAGCTACTGCAGATGGATGAACCCAAACCTGGGCCGTATGTGCAGCTCGAGCACATGGGTCAGTTGCCGGAGTGGCTGGAAGCCCGGCTGATGGCCGCCTGA
- a CDS encoding DNA-3-methyladenine glycosylase: MQKLALQHGPAPFAPHPFPERSPYVVLLSSIVGQQLSGKAADTIWQRLKSRFALAPEVLYQAPGEDLRAVGLSNAKARYVQYLSRFALEGGLEGIEHRPDPEVIRHLTQVKGIGVWTAQMFLMFGLGRPDVWPVLDLGIRKGSQKLYGITELQALEELGERFRPYRSHAAWYLWRVLE, translated from the coding sequence ATGCAAAAGCTGGCATTGCAGCATGGCCCTGCTCCTTTTGCGCCCCATCCTTTCCCCGAGCGTTCGCCATACGTGGTGCTCCTCAGCTCGATTGTGGGCCAGCAGCTTTCCGGCAAGGCCGCCGATACCATCTGGCAGCGCTTAAAAAGCCGCTTTGCTCTGGCGCCTGAGGTACTCTACCAGGCCCCAGGCGAAGATTTACGGGCCGTGGGGCTGTCGAATGCCAAAGCCCGCTACGTGCAGTACCTGTCACGCTTTGCCCTGGAAGGGGGCCTCGAGGGCATAGAGCACCGTCCCGACCCGGAGGTGATCCGCCACCTGACCCAGGTCAAGGGCATTGGGGTCTGGACGGCGCAGATGTTCTTGATGTTTGGTCTGGGCCGCCCCGATGTCTGGCCGGTACTGGATCTGGGCATCCGCAAGGGGTCGCAAAAGCTGTATGGCATCACCGAGCTGCAAGCGCTGGAAGAACTGGGGGAGCGTTTCCGGCCCTATCGCTCCCATGCGGCCTGGTATTTATGGCGGGTGCTGGAGTGA